A region of Streptomyces deccanensis DNA encodes the following proteins:
- a CDS encoding SpoIIE family protein phosphatase, whose protein sequence is MRSRKVTHGDTPAYALDGAATARAAMDGDGTIVEWNEGARRLLGWHATEVVGRPAEELLAPDGAFLPPPPGSRSWNGKLALRHRDGRTVTAWLLAHHRGLKNTDGGGSWLVLCPLDDPGPLVRDDPLAAAVMVQSPCAMAVFDDRLRLRGINDVMADAVGMPEENIRGLHMSEIIGGRQGEKLEQDLREVLALGRRKDVQTFLRAADENRAHAWSAAIAPLTDDSGVPIGVCVTGHDITEQYLARQRLQLVNEASIRIGTTLDVRRTAQELADVCVPVLADFVSVDLMQSLDHGDEPHEGPLSAPFTLRRAAHQSVTPGCPEAVVEVGRTDVYPAGSPQAASLSIGHTVVATDPANTLVDWLAWDPIRSQRVKELGVHTTMSVPIRARGTTLGVAVLTRFKRLDPYTADDELLAEEVTARAAVCIDNARRYSRERETALALQRSLLPQTLPRMPALEAASRYLPAAQAGVGGDWFDVIPLSGMRVAMVVGDVVGHGVQASATMGRLRTAVRTLADVDLAPDELLTHLDDLVVRLSAEAGSEGVTGEVGATCLYAVYDPVTRRCTFARAGHPPPVVLDPDGRPMEVEVPSGQPLGLGGLPFESAELELPEGTVIALYTDGLIETRDRDIDTGQELLAEALSGRKGSLDDICQDVVHSLLPANGAPDDVALLLARTRGLRAERVATWSIPADPAFVARTRQYVLTQMALWGISESAFTAELVVSELVTNAIRHGAPPIQLRLIHDDTTLICEVSDGSGTAPHLRRAKTFDEGGRGLLLVAQLTQRWGSRHTEDGKTIWADLTLSEE, encoded by the coding sequence ATGAGGAGCCGCAAGGTTACGCACGGTGACACCCCTGCGTACGCCCTGGACGGTGCCGCCACCGCGCGGGCGGCCATGGACGGCGACGGCACGATCGTCGAGTGGAACGAGGGCGCCAGACGCCTGCTGGGCTGGCACGCGACGGAGGTCGTGGGCCGCCCCGCCGAGGAGCTGCTGGCCCCCGACGGCGCCTTCCTGCCGCCCCCGCCGGGCAGCCGCAGCTGGAACGGGAAGCTCGCACTGCGTCACCGCGACGGCCGTACGGTGACCGCGTGGCTGCTCGCCCACCACCGGGGCCTGAAGAACACCGACGGCGGCGGCAGCTGGCTGGTTCTCTGTCCGCTGGACGATCCCGGCCCCCTGGTGCGGGACGATCCGCTCGCCGCGGCCGTCATGGTCCAGTCGCCGTGCGCCATGGCCGTCTTCGACGACCGCCTCAGGCTGCGCGGCATCAACGACGTGATGGCGGACGCCGTGGGCATGCCCGAGGAGAACATCCGGGGCCTGCACATGTCCGAGATCATCGGCGGCCGCCAGGGCGAGAAGCTGGAGCAGGACCTGCGCGAGGTGCTGGCCCTGGGCCGGCGCAAGGACGTGCAGACCTTCCTGCGGGCCGCCGACGAGAACCGCGCCCACGCCTGGTCGGCGGCGATCGCCCCGCTCACGGACGACTCCGGGGTGCCGATCGGGGTCTGCGTCACCGGGCACGACATCACCGAGCAGTACCTGGCGCGGCAGCGGCTGCAGCTGGTGAACGAGGCGAGCATCCGCATCGGCACCACCCTCGACGTGCGGCGGACGGCCCAGGAGCTGGCCGATGTGTGCGTCCCGGTCCTCGCCGACTTCGTCAGCGTCGATCTGATGCAGTCCCTCGACCACGGCGACGAACCGCACGAGGGCCCGCTCTCCGCGCCGTTCACCCTGCGTCGCGCCGCCCACCAGTCGGTGACCCCCGGCTGCCCCGAGGCGGTGGTCGAGGTGGGCCGGACCGACGTCTACCCGGCCGGCTCCCCTCAGGCGGCGTCCCTGTCGATCGGGCACACGGTCGTGGCGACGGACCCCGCCAACACCCTCGTGGACTGGCTCGCCTGGGACCCGATACGCAGCCAGCGGGTCAAGGAGCTGGGCGTCCACACCACCATGTCGGTACCGATCCGGGCCCGGGGCACCACCCTCGGCGTGGCCGTCCTGACCCGCTTCAAACGGCTCGACCCGTACACCGCCGACGACGAGCTGCTGGCCGAGGAGGTCACGGCCCGCGCCGCCGTCTGCATCGACAACGCCCGCCGCTACTCCCGCGAGCGCGAGACAGCCCTCGCCCTGCAGCGCAGCCTCCTCCCCCAGACCCTGCCTCGCATGCCCGCGCTGGAGGCCGCCTCCCGCTACCTCCCGGCGGCCCAGGCCGGGGTCGGCGGCGACTGGTTCGACGTCATCCCGCTCTCCGGGATGCGGGTCGCCATGGTCGTCGGCGACGTCGTCGGCCACGGCGTCCAGGCCTCCGCCACCATGGGCCGGCTGCGGACCGCCGTCCGCACCCTCGCCGACGTCGACCTCGCCCCCGACGAGCTGCTCACCCACCTCGACGACCTCGTCGTACGCCTGTCCGCCGAGGCCGGCAGCGAGGGGGTGACCGGTGAGGTGGGCGCCACGTGTCTGTACGCCGTCTACGACCCGGTGACCCGGCGCTGCACCTTCGCCCGTGCCGGGCATCCGCCGCCGGTGGTCCTCGACCCGGACGGACGGCCCATGGAGGTCGAAGTGCCGTCGGGACAGCCCCTGGGCCTCGGCGGACTGCCCTTCGAGTCCGCCGAGCTCGAACTGCCCGAGGGCACGGTCATCGCCCTCTACACCGACGGCCTGATCGAGACCCGGGACCGGGACATCGACACCGGCCAGGAACTGCTGGCGGAGGCGCTGTCCGGCCGCAAGGGCTCGCTGGACGACATCTGCCAGGACGTCGTCCACTCCCTGCTCCCCGCGAACGGCGCGCCCGACGACGTGGCGCTGCTGCTGGCCCGCACCCGTGGGCTCCGGGCGGAACGGGTGGCGACCTGGTCGATCCCGGCGGACCCCGCGTTCGTGGCCCGCACCCGTCAGTACGTGCTGACGCAGATGGCGCTGTGGGGCATCAGCGAGTCGGCGTTCACGGCCGAGCTGGTGGTGAGCGAGCTGGTCACCAACGCCATCCGGCACGGCGCCCCGCCGATCCAGCTGCGTCTGATCCACGACGACACCACGCTGATCTGCGAGGTGTCGGACGGCAGCGGCACCGCCCCGCATCTGCGCCGGGCCAAGACCTTCGACGAGGGCGGACGCGGTCTGCTGCTCGTGGCCCAGCTGACCCAGCGCTGGGGCAGTCGGCACACCGAGGACGGCAAGACGATCTGGGCGGATCTGACGCTGTCGGAGGAGTGA
- a CDS encoding glycoside hydrolase family 2 TIM barrel-domain containing protein produces MTVTRRSLLVAGTSAPLVGALTGTATAAPRSGTAATRRTVPLRDGWRFALVNPGGITDPTGEYADAARPGYDDSAWRQVAVPHDWSIELAPTTEHGTTSGTGFFPGGLGWYRTAFTLQPSLVGKRISVEFDGVYMDSYVHCNGTEVGRHPYGYTGFAFDLTDLLHTDGTTENVIAVKVQNRLPSSRWYSGSGIYREARLVVTDPVHVARWGTYVTTPDITAKRALVRVRTTVVNASGGTADVEVVSRVVDAHGRTVARTSSTVAVTGTATETHELTVREPRFWDFADPHRYTLTTELRVGGRTTDTHRTPLGIRTFRFDPDEGFHLNGTPHKIKGVDLHHDLGALGAAVHADAIRRQMTIMKSMGVNALRTSHNPPSPEMIEVCEDLGIVMTVEAFDCWRSPKTRYDYGRFFDEWADRDITEMVLAARNSPAVLMWSLGNEVSEFTSTSGLAMADRLIAALKASDDTRPVVIGSHRHRSVPAPGTPGDLILAKLDGLGLNYNTAKSVDALHARYPHLFLFESESSSETSTRGVYQEPERLNTGENHTPGRRGVSSYDNNLASWTMSGEYGHKKDRDRKWFAGQFLWSGIDYLGEPTPYDVFPVKASFFGAVDTAGFPKDMYHLFRSQWTSEPMVHLLPMTWNHQEGDTVEMWAYSNVATVELFLNGKSLGTRRFDEKKTLDGRSYLETTEPTGDDKTFTEGPYPGSYTSPNGSAGKLHLTWKVPYAPGELKAVARRDGRVVATDVLRTAGAPHAVWLTADRKFMKADGRSLAFVTAEIVDARGVVVPDAEHLLTFDVRGGSLAGLDNGREESAERYQASTRTAFGGKVLAIVRSGAEAGAVRVTARAAGLRTGRVSVRATPTRDRSTTPTAAFGPDHPAPVTYPRADASYSGRPDTLPAAMLDGDPATGWSNAFFKAATALLPAFSGARPEDWVSVDWGRPGTLDRVEVSFTVDSGHTLPEAVGVEVWDGGRYVPVEGAKTDWATVSDAPTAITFTPVRGSRVRLSLTSRHPGETRGAVRISRLDVLAI; encoded by the coding sequence ATGACCGTCACCCGCAGATCATTGCTCGTCGCGGGCACCTCCGCCCCCCTGGTGGGAGCGCTGACGGGCACCGCGACCGCCGCCCCCCGGTCGGGAACCGCCGCCACCCGCCGGACCGTCCCGCTCCGCGACGGCTGGCGCTTCGCCCTCGTCAACCCCGGCGGCATCACCGACCCCACCGGCGAGTACGCCGACGCCGCGCGCCCCGGGTACGACGACTCCGCCTGGCGGCAGGTCGCCGTCCCCCACGACTGGTCCATCGAACTCGCCCCCACCACCGAGCACGGCACCACCAGCGGCACCGGCTTCTTCCCCGGCGGCCTCGGCTGGTACCGCACCGCCTTCACCCTGCAGCCCTCCCTCGTGGGCAAGCGGATCTCGGTCGAGTTCGACGGCGTCTACATGGACTCGTACGTCCACTGCAACGGCACCGAGGTCGGCCGCCACCCCTACGGCTACACCGGCTTCGCGTTCGACCTCACCGACCTGCTGCACACCGACGGCACCACCGAGAACGTCATCGCGGTCAAGGTCCAGAACCGCCTGCCCAGCAGCCGCTGGTACTCCGGCAGCGGCATCTACCGCGAGGCCCGACTGGTCGTCACCGACCCCGTGCACGTGGCCCGCTGGGGCACGTACGTCACCACGCCGGACATCACCGCGAAGCGCGCCCTCGTCCGCGTCCGCACCACCGTCGTGAACGCCTCCGGCGGCACGGCGGACGTCGAGGTCGTCTCCCGCGTCGTCGACGCCCATGGCCGCACGGTCGCCCGTACGTCCTCCACGGTCGCCGTCACCGGCACCGCGACCGAGACCCACGAACTGACGGTCCGCGAGCCGAGGTTCTGGGACTTCGCGGACCCGCACCGCTACACCCTCACCACCGAACTCCGCGTCGGTGGCCGCACCACCGACACCCACCGCACCCCCCTCGGCATCCGCACGTTCCGCTTCGACCCCGACGAGGGCTTCCACCTCAACGGCACCCCGCACAAGATCAAGGGCGTCGACCTCCACCACGACCTCGGCGCGCTCGGCGCCGCCGTCCACGCCGACGCGATCCGCCGGCAGATGACGATCATGAAGTCGATGGGCGTCAACGCGCTGCGCACCTCACACAACCCGCCCTCGCCCGAGATGATCGAGGTCTGCGAGGACCTCGGCATCGTGATGACGGTGGAGGCCTTCGACTGCTGGCGCAGCCCCAAGACCCGCTACGACTACGGCCGTTTCTTCGACGAGTGGGCCGACCGCGACATCACCGAGATGGTGCTCGCGGCCCGCAACTCGCCCGCCGTCCTGATGTGGTCCCTCGGCAACGAGGTCTCCGAGTTCACCTCCACCTCCGGCCTCGCCATGGCGGACCGCCTGATCGCCGCCCTCAAGGCCTCCGACGACACCCGCCCCGTCGTCATCGGCTCCCACCGCCACCGCAGCGTCCCCGCCCCCGGCACCCCCGGCGACCTGATCCTCGCCAAGCTCGACGGCCTCGGCCTCAACTACAACACCGCCAAGTCGGTGGACGCCCTGCACGCCCGCTACCCGCACCTGTTCCTCTTCGAGTCGGAGTCGTCCTCGGAGACCTCCACGCGAGGCGTCTACCAGGAGCCCGAGCGCCTCAACACCGGCGAGAACCACACACCGGGCCGACGGGGCGTCTCCTCCTACGACAACAACCTCGCCTCCTGGACCATGAGCGGCGAGTACGGCCACAAGAAGGACCGCGACCGGAAGTGGTTCGCCGGGCAGTTCCTCTGGTCGGGCATCGACTACCTCGGCGAGCCCACGCCGTACGACGTCTTCCCGGTGAAGGCCTCCTTCTTCGGCGCGGTCGACACGGCCGGCTTCCCCAAGGACATGTACCACCTCTTCCGGAGCCAGTGGACCAGCGAGCCCATGGTCCATCTGCTGCCGATGACCTGGAACCACCAGGAGGGCGACACGGTCGAGATGTGGGCCTACTCCAACGTCGCCACCGTCGAGCTGTTCCTCAACGGGAAGTCCCTCGGGACGAGGAGGTTCGACGAGAAGAAGACCCTCGACGGGCGCTCCTACCTGGAGACCACCGAACCCACCGGCGACGACAAGACCTTCACCGAGGGCCCCTACCCGGGCAGCTACACCAGCCCCAACGGCAGCGCGGGCAAACTCCACCTCACCTGGAAGGTGCCGTACGCCCCCGGTGAGTTGAAGGCGGTGGCACGGCGCGACGGCCGGGTCGTCGCCACCGACGTCCTGCGCACGGCCGGTGCGCCGCACGCCGTCTGGCTCACCGCCGACCGCAAGTTCATGAAGGCGGACGGGCGTTCGCTGGCCTTCGTCACCGCGGAGATCGTCGACGCCCGGGGCGTGGTGGTCCCCGACGCCGAGCACCTCCTCACCTTCGACGTCCGGGGAGGCTCCCTCGCGGGCCTCGACAACGGCCGCGAGGAGAGCGCCGAGCGCTACCAGGCCTCCACCCGCACCGCCTTCGGCGGCAAGGTGCTCGCGATCGTCCGGTCCGGGGCCGAGGCGGGCGCGGTACGGGTGACGGCACGGGCGGCCGGGCTGCGCACCGGAAGGGTGAGCGTGCGCGCCACGCCGACGCGCGACAGGTCGACGACCCCGACCGCCGCGTTCGGGCCCGACCACCCGGCTCCCGTCACCTACCCCCGCGCCGACGCGAGTTACTCGGGTCGCCCCGACACCCTGCCCGCCGCGATGCTCGACGGCGATCCCGCCACCGGCTGGTCCAACGCGTTCTTCAAGGCCGCCACCGCCCTGCTGCCCGCGTTCAGCGGGGCGCGGCCCGAGGACTGGGTCTCGGTCGACTGGGGGCGGCCCGGGACGCTCGACCGGGTCGAGGTCTCCTTCACCGTCGACTCCGGGCACACCCTGCCCGAGGCTGTCGGGGTCGAGGTGTGGGACGGCGGGCGGTACGTCCCCGTGGAGGGCGCGAAGACCGACTGGGCCACCGTCTCCGACGCCCCCACGGCGATCACCTTCACCCCGGTGCGCGGCTCCCGCGTCCGGCTCAGCCTGACGAGCCGCCACCCGGGCGAGACACGCGGCGCGGTCCGCATCAGCAGGCTGGACGTCCTCGCAATCTGA